The genomic DNA GCCGGGCGATGACCTCGATCTCCACGTCCACGTTCTTGGGGAGGGTCCGGACGGCGATCGTGGAGCGGGCCGGGCGGTGATCCCCGAAGTGGCGGGCGTACACCTCGTTCATGGCCCCGAACGATCCCATGTCCGCCAGGAACACGGTCGTCTTGACCACCCGCTCCAGGGAGCCGCCCGCCTCGTCCAGGATGGCGCGGATGTTCTGGAAGACCCGCTC from Gemmatimonadota bacterium includes the following:
- a CDS encoding RidA family protein, translating into MRTLHTLHTDNAPAAIGPYSQAIRVGRWLFCSGQIPLDPATGDVVSGDVAAQTERVFQNIRAILDEAGGSLERVVKTTVFLADMGSFGAMNEVYARHFGDHRPARSTIAVRTLPKNVDVEIEVIARL